In Silene latifolia isolate original U9 population chromosome 3, ASM4854445v1, whole genome shotgun sequence, a single window of DNA contains:
- the LOC141645887 gene encoding glutathione S-transferase U19-like has protein sequence MANEVILLDFWPSRYGMRVRIALAEKGVEYEYRDEDFNNKSELLLKMNPVHKKIPVLVHNNKPVCESLNIVQYIDEVWSHTNPLLPSDPYDRAQARFWADYVDKKTYDGTKRIWKSKGEEQEVAKKEFIEHLKVLEQQLGDKPYFGGDTFGYVDVSLIPFYTWFHILENAGNFKFEESNPKIIEWAKRCVQRESVAKTLPDENKLYEFIQEYRK, from the exons ATGGCTAATGAAGTAATTTTGTTGGACTTTTGGCCTAGTCGATATGGGATGCGGGTCAGGATCGCTTTGGCCGAAAAAGGGGTGGAATATGAGTATAGAGATGAAGATTTTAATAACAAGAGTGAATTGCTCCTTAAGATGAATCCGGTTCACAAGAAAATCCCGGTTCTCGTTCATAACAACAAGCCGGTTTGTGAGTCCCTTAACATTGTTCAGTACATTGATGAGGTTTGGAGCCACACGAACCCGTTGTTGCCTTCTGATCCTTATGATCGAGCTCAAGCTCGCTTTTGGGCTGATTATGTTGACAAAAAG ACATATGACGGGACAAAGAGGATATGGAAGTCAAAAGGCGAGGAACAAGAGGTCGCAAAGAAAGAATTCATAGAGCATTTGAAGGTGTTGGAGCAACAACTTGGAGACAAACCTTACTTTGGTGGCGACACATTTGGGTACGTTGATGTGTCGTTAATCCCGTTCTACACTTGGTTTCACATCTTGGAAAACGCCGGAAATTTCAAGTTTGAAGAGTCGAACCCGAAGATCATAGAGTGGGCTAAGAGGTGCGTGCAAAGGGAAAGTGTCGCTAAAACTCTACCAGATGAAAATAAGCTTTACGAGTTCATTCAAGAGTATAGAAAGTAG